The uncultured Methanoregula sp. genomic sequence AATCCTTAAAAGAGCGGGGTTGTCTGTCTGAAAAATCGATCAGATGATAACCTGTTTTACCTGTGACAGCGCCCGTATCTCTTCAATCACGCCGTGAGGTAAAGGGTCTTCAACTATAATAACCAGTTTGGGTTCTTCGGAAAATTCCGGGTCGGTCACAAAGATCTGACGGATTGAAAGGTTGTAATTTGAGAGAACCCGGACTGCGGCACCAACAATTCCCCGCTCATTTGCATTCTTGGGCAGGACCGTGATGACCGCAAAACCGAGCGACTCGGCGACTTTGCTAAGGTCCGGGGTTGCCCTCATGTTAAGAAAAATATCCCGGAGCATCGGACGTTCGAGAATACGTCGTGCGGTGGAATCCACGACCCGCCTGTCTGATCGGATGGCTTTCGCCACGGCTGTTGCGGGCATCTCAATGCCATTGCAGCTGATCCGCCCGTCTTCAGTAACCCCAAATCCGTTTTCAAGGAGAAAACGCACGACCCGGCTCTGGGACGGGGAGTCTGCAAACTCCTGGATGATATCAGACCACATACTAACCACTGGGAATGACGCATATAAATATACAGCGATGCTTATCCGGAATCATCAATGCCTGGAAATAGCGCGGATCCGATCTTGCGCCCCTCTCATCGATTCCATTGGGTCCTGTAATTACATTTTCCGTCGTTGAACGAATGAGATCGGGCCGGGAAGGCAAATACATCTTGCACAAGTTTTTATTAGATAGACAACCTCTTTGTTATGGCACAAAAGCGACGGTATCCAAGCAATGTCTGGAACATCTTATCGAAGGTTTCGGACACGGTTCAGGTGCTGTATCGCAGTGTGTTTCCTCAATCATCGGGCGAGGGTAGCCAAGCCAGGTCAAAGGCGCTAGGTTGAGGGCCTAGTCTCGTAGGAGTTCTTGGGTTCGAATCCCATCCCTCGCATTTTTCTTTGTTTTTAGAAATCCCGGTATGCCTGTTTCCGGTAGTCGATTTCAAGAACATGAATGATAAGGACATCATCATGGATTGAGAGCAGGGCACGAACATCCCTACGGACCCGAAGAGAGAACACCGGGTGGTTGGGGTTTGATGCCCTCATCTTTTTAATGAACTGATACGGATCCTCTTTGATATCGTAAATTGCGCTGACAACCTTTCGGGCAATCTCGGGAGGTAATTTTTCCAGATCACGGTCTGCACGATGGGTATACTTCACCCGGTACAGGCTCATTTAACACCGTATTTCTTCTTGATGTCCTCTTCAGAGATCAGATTTCCCTTTTTGATGTCAGCGAGACCCTCTTCCAACCCTTTGATCGCATCAGCACTGAGTGGTTCATCATCTACGGTAAGATTCACCAAGCGCTCGATAACGTCGTTGTATGATTCCTTCGGGTTACGTTTTAGGTTGTTCAACTGGGTTTTGAGGTCTTCCCGGATGTAAATTGAACTGGCTGCCTGCATAGTAATACCTATAGGTGGCTATAGGTATAAAACCAGATCATCCCTTTTTATTAAGAGTGAGGATCGCCGAGTCAGGTCAAAGGCGCTAGGTTGAGGGCCTAGTCTCGTAGGAGTTCTTGGGTTCGAATCCCATCCCTCGCATACATTTTTCACGTTTTATTTGTTGTAATCGTTTTCCCATAAGTGGATCCGGCAATTTTTTGCGGAATACGTGGAGAAGACAAAGATTGATGTATTTGCTCTGCTATTTAACATAGACACGGTTCCGGATTCCTATAATCCGGAACATCCTGCATAACAGATATTGTGCAGGAATTATGCGGATGATGCCCGGTTATCAATAAACAGGCATCAGGAGGGAGGACTCCCCTGCAGGGTTATGATGATCCACGGTTTCGTGGTGATGGCCCCTGTATAGGGCCTTTACCGTAACGGGGACGGGTTCCCGTACGGTTCTCCTACGGAAAATCTGCGATATGTCATAAACGAACCGCATAAGCCGGATACCGGATCATATTCATTCCCCCCATATCTGGCAGTATCGGAACATTACGCTCATATCCGGCAGGACCTCCCCGGAAAAAGATCCGGGACGGTATCGCCGTATGATAATGGCTGATCTGCGGTTAATTGCCCGGAAGGATCCGGGCCGGATTTTAACCGGCCTGGTATGATAGTCCGGGAGAGCGCTATCACACCGATGGGAAAGCTGGGCCGGAAGATTACCCGGAACACCAGGAATAATGGAGAAACAAAAGATATGGAAATAGAAATTATCGCCGTTGGCGGATATGATGAGGTGGGGCGGAACATGACTGCCGTCCGCTGCGGAAAGGAAATTGTCATCTTTGACATGGGACTCCGCCTTGACCAGCTGATGATTCACGAGGATGCTGAAGTTGACGAGATGCATTCCCTTGATCTGATCAAGATCAAGGCGATTCCGGACGACACTGTTCTGCAGAAAGTAGAAGGCACGGTTAAGGCCATTGTCTGCTCGCACGGGCACCTTGACCATATCGGGGCAATCCCGAAACTTGCGCACCGGTACAAGGCCCCCATCATCTCGACCCCCTATGCCACCGAACTTATCCGCCAGCAGATCTCCGGCGAGAAGAAATTCGGCGTGGGGAACAAACTCTTTGCACTGAATGCCGGGGAACGGTACACGCTCTCCCAGAACCTTGTCCTTGAATTCGTGCGCACTCAGCACTCGATCATCGATACCGTAACCCCTGTGCTTCATACCCCCCATGGCGCGATCGTTTACGCCTGTGACTTCAAGTTCGACCGGACGCCGGTCATCGGCCTGCCCCCGGATTTTGCCCGGTTCAGACAGCTGGGGAAAGAAGGGGTGCTCGCCCTCATCGTCGAGAGCACGTACATCCACCGGCCGGGGCGTTGCCCCAGCGAGCGGATCGCCCGTGATCTCGTGCGGGACGTTATCACCAGTTACGAGGATGACAAGAGCGCGATCCTGGTATCCACGTTCTCGTCCCATATCTCGCGGGTGAAGACCATAGCGGAATGTGCCCACGAGATCGGCAGGAAACCGGTCTTCCTCGGGCGCTCGATGGAGAAGTATTCCGTTACCGCGGAACAAATGAAATATGTCTCGTTTCCACCGACCTCAAGTGTTTTTGGGAACCGGCGGACTGTTGACCGGATTATGCGCCGGATGATGAAGGAAGGAAAAGACAAGTACCTCCCGATCATTACCGGTCACCAGGGCGAGCCCGGATCGATCCTCACCCGTATAGCATTCGGGGATACACCCTACCAGCTGAGCAAAGGCGACAAGGTGCTCTTCTCGGCAAATGTCATCCCGAACCCGATGAATGTCGGGCAGCGGTACGTCATAACCCAGCATCTCAAAAAGGCCGGCGCCCGGGTCTTCGAGGACCTGCATGTCAGCGGTCACGCGTACCGGGAAGACCATTACGAGTTCCTCCAGATGCTGCAGCCCCAGCACATCATCCCCGCCCATGCAGACATTACCATGACTGCAGCGTATGCCGAGTTTGCAGGTGATCTCGGGTATACCGCAAACCAGAATGTCCACCCTATAAGAAACGGCGACCGGCTCCGGATAACCTGAAAATCCATAATGGAAAGGCAGCCGGTGAAAAACAAAAACCGACCTTTTTTCCAGGCTTGGGATCCCGCATGGTCCTTCATCGTCTTAAAAATTTTTATTACCTGACTTCACTATTCTCACTTATGGCCAGACCCAGAAAACGCAGCCGCAGGCAGGAAAAGTTTCCTGTTGAGTCTCTTCCGGTAATTATCGGGCAGGCTCTGGCGGACAATGACGATTTTATTCTTACCTATGAAACGGATCCCGAAACCGGTTCACGGAAGATCCATGCCTTTACAGGAAAATATATTTCATCCTGCATGCTACGAAAACTTCGTGGACTGGCAGAATCACAAAAGGATGAAGGAAGCCGGAAAATTTCAGGCAACTGGTATTAGCAAACCTTGAATGGTGTGATAGTTTCAGAGTATTATACCCGGTAATAATAATTCACTTTCACCCTTCGCCAGCGCTTTCTTAATACCCCCCAATGGACGTTGTGTAATCATGGAATGCCTTTACACAAGCTGCCGTATATCCTGCCACCGCTGCGGGCATATATGGACATATATGGGAAACCGGCTCTTCTCGCTTCAGCGATCCCGCAAACCGGTCAAAGTCGGCTGCCCGCGGTGTTGCACGAAAGTAACTATGGATATAAGGGAAGCACGGTAGGATACGGATTTTTAGTCTCAAACCCTCATATCTTATTTTGAGCACCCAATAAAAGATCTGCAGGCATCAGCAGTGCCATCTATTCCTGGCGGATAAATCTCAAGGTTTCATAAAAAAATTAAAAGAATATTTCTCTGATCAAATCCTGAATCAGGAAAGATTCCCGGTTTTTCCCCGGCCGGATTTTTTATGATCCCCGGTCAGGGATAAACCTGATCTTCTGCGAATCCGGTTTCAGGATTCGGGTTTCTGCCGTACCCTGTACTGCCCCTGCGGAATGTGAACTTCAAACCGGGCTCCTTTCTCCGGCACACCACATTCGCGGATGGTTATCCCGGTTATCGCCAGGATCTCCCAGATCAGGAAAAGCCCGAGGCCATTATCCCTGCCAATGCCCCGCTGGAAAATCCGCTCTTTATCGGAATCGGGTATTCCAATGCCATTATCTTCATGGATAAGGGTGAGGCCATCCTTTGTTTCCTCATGCGAGACCCTTATCTTCGTGACATGTGCGCCATGCTGTATTGAATTATCGATAAGATTGAATGAAACCCGTTCGATTAACGGATCCCCGAATACCTCAATCTCATCCTGCATAATCTCAAGAGAGATACCATGGGATGCCATAATCGGGCGGAGCGAGTCGTAGGTGCGGTTGATATTGATCCACTGCGGAGGACTGACACCAAGACTCTCGTAATCCCGTGCAAATTCAATCTGGTGCTGGATATTCAGAACTGCAATCTCCTGTTTTTTCAGCCATTCGCGGATTGCGGGATCACTTTTTTCTTCCTGGGCAATTTCGATATTCAGGAGCAGGGCTGTCACCTGGTTCAGGATGTCGTGGCGGGTGAAACTGGAGAGCAGGTTGAGTTTCTCCCGTGCTGCAGCAAGTGCCATCTCGGTCTGGTTCTGGTTTGTGATATTGCGAACCAGGATAACACGCCCTTTGATCTCGTTACTACGGGTGCGCAGGGGGACATATCGTAACTCGAAATATTCTTTTTTCCCATCAAGTTCGCGTTCTATGTCATGGATTTCCTCGACAGGTGCATGAACATTATTGCTTATGGGTAATCTGGGTGCAGGACATGACAGGACGTCCGTGAGGATGGTACCCAGTGCTTTTTCAAAGGGAAGATCCAAGAACCGTGCGGCCGGTGAGTTAAGATTGATGATACGGTTCTCTGTATCAACAACGATAATCCCGTCGCTCATGTTCTCCAGGATCTGCTCATTGACCACAGGGGATATGTCGAAGAGCTGGAACCGGATCATGCCAAAGAGGATAATAAAACCGGATATCACAAGGGCAAACGGCGTGGGATCAATGAGGCCAACCGGACCTAACCTGAATACAAGGACAAGATTTGCCACAAGGGGAATCAAGGTTGCAATCAGGATCGTTATCACCTGGCGGCGGTATACCGGTGATGAGAAAATAAATCTCTGGAGTATCAGGAGGATGGTGAGGCAGATAAGGGTATAAGAATAGACCGCATGGAGCCAGAATGCAGGTCCGTAGGTAACAATATGAAAAGAGAACCCGCCAATGATCCTTTCCGAGACCGTTGAATAAAACAGATGGTGAATTTCATTCGTTGCTACTGCGATGACCGTTATTATGGGAATGATACAGAGCAGTGCAATGTTTTTTCTCGTGATCCAGTCATCTTTGCCGATATACTCGAATGCAAAGAGCAGCCACGCGACCGGGATAATGGCCATTGCCGGATACTCGATGAGGATGGCAAGCATCTGGGTCTGAATGTCTGCACTCGAGAGTTCAAGCGCTGTACAGAATGCCCAGATACTACCGGCGATCATCAGGATAGAATAGGACCGGGCACAGATGCAGGACCGGTTAAACCATCCGGTAATGCCGAGAATTGCGAGGATAAACCCGCATGTGATGCAGGGGATCAGGTAGGGGGAATATTGCCAGATCATATTTATTACGCCGTGCTCATGGGAAACTTCTCTTAAACTGTACTAGAGCAATGGGCATATCTGCCGCGGTTATCTGGATATTCTGGTTACTATGCCAGAGTTGTCAGGACCCGGATGAACATCAGATACCGGTATATAACTCACCGTTCGATCAGGTGAATCTGTTCATCGGTCTTTTTTGCCAGATCAGCGTTCCCCTGGAGACGGGCGACATCGGATATGGCTTCGAGCACATGGACAGATTCTTCAAGGAAGGAGAGCAGGTCGGCCGGGAAAACCTCGATCCCATATTCATCCTGCAGGAATGCTGCAATCTGGCGATGATCCAGTCCATTCTCCCGGAGTTCGATCACTTTCTTGGCAAATTTTTTCTCCGGGCACCCGCAGAGCGGGGCATCCCGGCAGTCACACCGGAGGAATTCATTGAAAAAAGCAAGGATCTGCTCCCTGACCGCATAATCGAGGGCATCATAATTGATATGCGAGCAGAGGGTTTCGAGCATATTTCCCGAGAACGCAAGCTCGGGCAGGCGATAGCCAGCGAGTCTTTCCAGTTTTTTTGCATTACGGAATCGTGCCCGGTCAGCAATCAATCGTCTTCTCCGGTGGACTCATCAAAATTCTTGAGCGATGTCATGGCTTCGTTCATGCGCTCACATTCAATAAGCCATTCGTCAAAGAGGGTCGGGTTCTCAAGATCGTCTTTGACATATTTGCCGCAGCAGGCAGCGCCGTCAATGACACTGGCCCCGATATTGGCAGCGGATTCGAGTGCCAGTTCCATGTCCTTCTCGATCTGGTCACGGCCTTTCTTGACCAGCGTCTTGATATCCTTGTCAAACTCCCCTTCCATATATTTCCGGCACCCGGCAAACAATGCCAGTTTTGGAAGCTGGAGAATCTCGACCATCTCTTCGAGATCTCCTTTCGGGGGAGCTGACATGACAATGGCCTCAATCTGGGAGAGCTTATCAAATGCCTCGTCCTTACTGAACCGTTTGTTCTGGAAGAGCTTGATGATCTTGAGTACCGAGAGAGTGATATCAACTGAAAATCCATCAAGGATCCTGAAGCCCTCGGGCAGCTCTTCGCTCTTGGGATCAACATCGAAACTTGATTCAGAGAGAGTCTTGAGCCAGTTATCCCAGCGTTCCTGGTTATAGAATATGTAGAACAACTTGAGCGGTTCTTCTTCAATTTTCTTTGTCGCCTTTTTCGCCATTTCAGTACACTATTCTTTCTCCCGATTAAAGTATTTCGTTCATGGAAGGAGAAACCCAGGGATCGAAAGGAAGAAGTCCGGATCCTCTCCCGCGAACGGTTATCTCTCATGAATAGCAATAATTAGAGAGACAATGATACCAGCGGATAAGGGGAAGCACTCAGAATTTCGGGAGGATATTCTCGTCATGGCGCGGTACGGGGAGCTCTTCCTCAAGAGTGAACCGGTAAAACGCCATTTTATCGGGATGCTCCTGCGCAATATCCGCAAAGCTCTTGGCGCTTCAGGTATCACCTGCCGGTATGAAACGCCCCGGGGAAGGATCCTGATCTATGGTGACGAAGCAAAAAAGACTGCAGCGATCGTATCCCGGATTTTCGGGATCGTTGATGTGAGTATCTGCCACCGGTCAACAAACTCCCTGCAGGACCTGTCAGAGGCTGCCCTCTCTCTTGCAAAAGTCCGTCTTTCTGCTGGTATGAGTTTTGCAGTACGGGCAAAACGCCAGCACAAGACCGGGCTGACCAGCCAGGAGCTGGGGACTGAGATCGGATCATGGGTTTTCGATCATATCCCGGGCCTTGTGGTGGACCTCGATACTCCGGATTACGAGATCTTTGTTGAGGTGCGGGATTTTGGTGGGCTTGTGTATGATGAACGTATACCCGGGCCCGGTGGTCTGCCCTGGGGAACGCAGGGCAGGGTCCTGGTATTGCTTTCAGCGGGCATCGACTCTCCCGTTGCCTCATGGCTCTCGATGAAACGCGGCTGCGAGATCACCCACCTGTACCTGGATGCCGGTCGGTGGGCAGGAAATGACGTGACGACGGCTGCAATCGACAACCACCGGAAACTCTCGTTCTGGTGTGCCGGAAACCCGGTATCCCTCGTAATCGGTGACAGCGAGGAATTGTTTGACCGGATGAGCGAGCTGAAGATCCCGCCGCGTTACCGCTGCGTTATCTGCAAGCGGTTCATGCAGAAAGTTGCCGGACGGCTGATGGAGCATGAAGGAGCGCTCGCGGTAGTGACCGGGGAAAATCTCGGGCAGGTTGCATCCCAGACGCTCGCAAACCTTGGCGTGATTGCCGAGGCCGTGACGGCCCCGGTCCTTCGTCCGCTCATCACGTACGATAAGGAAGAAACCATAACAATTGCACGCAGGATCGGTACGTTCGAGAAGAATCCCGGGGATCTTGCCTGCCGTGCGGTTCCGAATATGCCGGCAACAGCTGCTGTCCTTGACGAAGTACATGAGATCGAGCAGAAGATGCGAATCGGGGAGATTGTCCTTTGTACCTGCTCGAAACTGAAATTTGTTACCGCGCTTGACGGGAAGATTGTGGAAAAATAGACTCTGTTGAAATCCTCTTTTTTTGTTTATTCGCGTATTCTCTTCTAAATGTTAGGAGCGTGACCCCCTCTCTCCCCCAGAGGGGAAAGCAGCCCAAGGGGAGCATCCCCTTAACCCCCGCCCATCCGTTTTTGGGCTTTTATTCAACCATCGGAGTGAATATCATTCCTGGGGATGCCTCTAGCGTGCGGGGGCGGAAGCATGATGTGCTGGAGCCCCGGGGAGCGACTGCCTGTTTCTCTTAAGGATTTCAACAGAGCCGAAAAATAGTAATATTCCATTCCCAGACCCGCGATGACCCGGGAACGTTTTTTAATAATTCGTCAGAGCAAATTCTGGGCAGTTTTGATAACCGTCTTTATCGCTTTTACCCGGGCATACCATTTCTCATCCGATTCAATAACTGTCCAGGGTGCAACATCCGTACTTGTCCGGGCCAGCATCTCGTCAACAGCTTCCTCGTAATGGTCCCATTTATCCCTGTTCCTCCAGTCGTCTTCAGTTATCTTGTAAATTTTCAGGGGATCATTTGCCCGCTGCTGGAACCTCTTAAGCTGTTCATCCTTGCTGATCTCGAGCCAGAATTTTACGATCCCGCCACCGGAAGAGTAGATAAAATCCTCTTCCATCTCATTAATCTCCTGGTAAGCCCGCTGCCATTCGGGTTCAGAGCAGAACCCCTCTACCCGTTCGACAAGCACTCTCCCGTACCAGCTCCGGTCAAAGATTGCAATATCCCCGCCGGGAGGAAAGTGCTTGATGAACCGTCGGAGGTAATGATACTGGCTCTCGTGGCTGGTAGGTGCTGATATAGGAACTACATAATAGCCCAACGGGTTCATGAACCTTGTAAGCCGGGTTATGTTTCCTCCTTTTCCAGCAGCATCCCAGCCCTCATATGCTATCATCAGAGGGATCTTTCTTTTGAAGAGAAGGTAATGCAACTCCAGCATCTCGATCTGGAGGTTATTGAGCGTCTGCTGGCATTCTTCCCGGGTATATTCATTATATGGTTTGGATCGTCTTTCGACCGGGTTTTTCTTTGATTTGGCAGGTTCTTTTTGCCGGGATTTCCTGGATTTTGTGTCTTTTGCTGCTTCGACAACTTTTTCCAGGTTTTTTACTATGGTTGAATATATTTTCAGGATCGTGTATTTCCTATCGGTCGCTTCAACAACCGTCCATGGAGCATAATCCGTATTGGTTTTATTGATAAAATCATTGATGAGAGGAAATGAATCATCATAATGACGGTGTACATTCCAGATGGATGGTGTCACCAGCCATGCCGTGAGGGGATTGCGCTCCCGCTCCTCCAGGCGCAGTTTCTGTTCTTCCTTGGAGATATGTAAAAAAAATTTGAGAATGACCGTGCCGTTATCATGCAGCTGACGTTCAAAACGGTTGATCTGGTCTTCCGGCCCTTTGAGGGATTTCTGCCACGTGTGTTTCTGCATCTCTTCTGATATGGCCCTGCTGTACCAGCTCCTTGCAAAGAGTGCGATACGGCCCTGAGGAGGAGTACGGA encodes the following:
- a CDS encoding regulator of amino acid metabolism, contains ACT domain protein; its protein translation is MWSDIIQEFADSPSQSRVVRFLLENGFGVTEDGRISCNGIEMPATAVAKAIRSDRRVVDSTARRILERPMLRDIFLNMRATPDLSKVAESLGFAVITVLPKNANERGIVGAAVRVLSNYNLSIRQIFVTDPEFSEEPKLVIIVEDPLPHGVIEEIRALSQVKQVII
- a CDS encoding type II toxin-antitoxin system RelE/ParE family toxin yields the protein MSLYRVKYTHRADRDLEKLPPEIARKVVSAIYDIKEDPYQFIKKMRASNPNHPVFSLRVRRDVRALLSIHDDVLIIHVLEIDYRKQAYRDF
- a CDS encoding antitoxin VapB family protein; the encoded protein is MQAASSIYIREDLKTQLNNLKRNPKESYNDVIERLVNLTVDDEPLSADAIKGLEEGLADIKKGNLISEEDIKKKYGVK
- a CDS encoding RNase J family beta-CASP ribonuclease translates to MEIEIIAVGGYDEVGRNMTAVRCGKEIVIFDMGLRLDQLMIHEDAEVDEMHSLDLIKIKAIPDDTVLQKVEGTVKAIVCSHGHLDHIGAIPKLAHRYKAPIISTPYATELIRQQISGEKKFGVGNKLFALNAGERYTLSQNLVLEFVRTQHSIIDTVTPVLHTPHGAIVYACDFKFDRTPVIGLPPDFARFRQLGKEGVLALIVESTYIHRPGRCPSERIARDLVRDVITSYEDDKSAILVSTFSSHISRVKTIAECAHEIGRKPVFLGRSMEKYSVTAEQMKYVSFPPTSSVFGNRRTVDRIMRRMMKEGKDKYLPIITGHQGEPGSILTRIAFGDTPYQLSKGDKVLFSANVIPNPMNVGQRYVITQHLKKAGARVFEDLHVSGHAYREDHYEFLQMLQPQHIIPAHADITMTAAYAEFAGDLGYTANQNVHPIRNGDRLRIT
- a CDS encoding histidine kinase N-terminal 7TM domain-containing protein, translating into MIWQYSPYLIPCITCGFILAILGITGWFNRSCICARSYSILMIAGSIWAFCTALELSSADIQTQMLAILIEYPAMAIIPVAWLLFAFEYIGKDDWITRKNIALLCIIPIITVIAVATNEIHHLFYSTVSERIIGGFSFHIVTYGPAFWLHAVYSYTLICLTILLILQRFIFSSPVYRRQVITILIATLIPLVANLVLVFRLGPVGLIDPTPFALVISGFIILFGMIRFQLFDISPVVNEQILENMSDGIIVVDTENRIINLNSPAARFLDLPFEKALGTILTDVLSCPAPRLPISNNVHAPVEEIHDIERELDGKKEYFELRYVPLRTRSNEIKGRVILVRNITNQNQTEMALAAAREKLNLLSSFTRHDILNQVTALLLNIEIAQEEKSDPAIREWLKKQEIAVLNIQHQIEFARDYESLGVSPPQWININRTYDSLRPIMASHGISLEIMQDEIEVFGDPLIERVSFNLIDNSIQHGAHVTKIRVSHEETKDGLTLIHEDNGIGIPDSDKERIFQRGIGRDNGLGLFLIWEILAITGITIRECGVPEKGARFEVHIPQGQYRVRQKPES
- a CDS encoding DUF5814 domain-containing protein produces the protein MIADRARFRNAKKLERLAGYRLPELAFSGNMLETLCSHINYDALDYAVREQILAFFNEFLRCDCRDAPLCGCPEKKFAKKVIELRENGLDHRQIAAFLQDEYGIEVFPADLLSFLEESVHVLEAISDVARLQGNADLAKKTDEQIHLIER
- a CDS encoding DUF2150 family protein codes for the protein MAKKATKKIEEEPLKLFYIFYNQERWDNWLKTLSESSFDVDPKSEELPEGFRILDGFSVDITLSVLKIIKLFQNKRFSKDEAFDKLSQIEAIVMSAPPKGDLEEMVEILQLPKLALFAGCRKYMEGEFDKDIKTLVKKGRDQIEKDMELALESAANIGASVIDGAACCGKYVKDDLENPTLFDEWLIECERMNEAMTSLKNFDESTGEDD
- the thiI gene encoding tRNA uracil 4-sulfurtransferase ThiI is translated as MIPADKGKHSEFREDILVMARYGELFLKSEPVKRHFIGMLLRNIRKALGASGITCRYETPRGRILIYGDEAKKTAAIVSRIFGIVDVSICHRSTNSLQDLSEAALSLAKVRLSAGMSFAVRAKRQHKTGLTSQELGTEIGSWVFDHIPGLVVDLDTPDYEIFVEVRDFGGLVYDERIPGPGGLPWGTQGRVLVLLSAGIDSPVASWLSMKRGCEITHLYLDAGRWAGNDVTTAAIDNHRKLSFWCAGNPVSLVIGDSEELFDRMSELKIPPRYRCVICKRFMQKVAGRLMEHEGALAVVTGENLGQVASQTLANLGVIAEAVTAPVLRPLITYDKEETITIARRIGTFEKNPGDLACRAVPNMPATAAVLDEVHEIEQKMRIGEIVLCTCSKLKFVTALDGKIVEK
- the pap gene encoding polyphosphate:AMP phosphotransferase yields the protein MSYESDEQNLISLNRFGSFAIMLGKVDLTKTADESTFDKTLTSLQERLGILQRAFRDQNIPTIIVIEGWNAAGITMAVHEIVQALDPRGFALHAIERASEEERARPFLWRFWLRTPPQGRIALFARSWYSRAISEEMQKHTWQKSLKGPEDQINRFERQLHDNGTVILKFFLHISKEEQKLRLEERERNPLTAWLVTPSIWNVHRHYDDSFPLINDFINKTNTDYAPWTVVEATDRKYTILKIYSTIVKNLEKVVEAAKDTKSRKSRQKEPAKSKKNPVERRSKPYNEYTREECQQTLNNLQIEMLELHYLLFKRKIPLMIAYEGWDAAGKGGNITRLTRFMNPLGYYVVPISAPTSHESQYHYLRRFIKHFPPGGDIAIFDRSWYGRVLVERVEGFCSEPEWQRAYQEINEMEEDFIYSSGGGIVKFWLEISKDEQLKRFQQRANDPLKIYKITEDDWRNRDKWDHYEEAVDEMLARTSTDVAPWTVIESDEKWYARVKAIKTVIKTAQNLL